The Flavobacterium sp. CBA20B-1 genome includes the window TAGAGAACGTTTGAAATTCATTTTGCAATATGCTATTGTGTATGTAGAAGAGGTGGTAAGGAAATCTCTAAAATAGTTGGAAACATAATTCTACAAAAATCTACGAAAGTTGAATTTGAATATAATACAATTGAATCGTTAGTAAAAAAAGCTACTTCATCGGAAAACAAAGTGAGATTTGTTAATTTATATTTTAATGATTTAGATAATAATAACATAATATCATTATTGAAAAACATTTTCGAATCTCATAAATTTTTTGAAAAAGGAAAGCCTACATATGTAAAATCAGATTACAATACCACATTATTAGGAAAGTTAAAAACAAAAAACTTTATTAAAAACAACTACGATGATAAATGGAGTGATTCAAAATTTAGAGTTACAACAAATTATTAACCCCCTAAAATAAATAAACCTCTCAAAATAAAGTATTTGAGAGGTTTTTCTGTGGTCCCACCTGGGCTCGAACCAGGGACCACCTGATTATGAGTCAGGTGCTCTAACCAACTGAGCTATAGGACCGGCGTCAATTGTTATTAACGAGTGCAATATTACTATGTTTTTTTAGTATTTGCAAGTGTTCGTTGAATAATTTTTATTTTTTATTTTATTTCTTGGCACAGTTCTATTAAAACGCCATTTGTTCCTTTTGGATGCAAGAATGCAACTAATTTATTATCAGCTCCTTTCTTTGGGGTTTCATTTAAAACAGTGAATCCTTCCGCTTTTAGTCGTTCCATTTCAGCTAAAATATCTTCTACATCAAAAGCAATATGATGAATGCCTTCGCCTTTCTTTTCTAAAAATTTTGCAATGGGCGAATCGGAATTTGTTGCTTCCAAAAGTTCAATCTTGTTGGGACCGTTCATAAAAAAAGAAGTCTTTACACCTTCGCTCGCCACTTCTTCCTCTTTATAGGCAGGGGCACCGAACAGCTTCTCAAATAAAGCATTTGATGTTTCCAAACTTTTAACTGCAATACCAATATGTTCAATTTTACGCATACTACTTCATTTTGTTTCTACAAAGATAAATATATATCTGTTCGATTTTTGTATTTTTGCAAATATGGAAACAAACAGACAAAAAAAAATGGGGGCTTTGTTACAAGCCGACTTAGTTGATATACTGCAAGGGGAAATCCGTAAGAACGGTATTTCAAACCTTATTATTACCGTTTCAAAAGTAAATATTACCACCGATTTATCTGTGGCAAAGGT containing:
- the mce gene encoding methylmalonyl-CoA epimerase, with translation MRKIEHIGIAVKSLETSNALFEKLFGAPAYKEEEVASEGVKTSFFMNGPNKIELLEATNSDSPIAKFLEKKGEGIHHIAFDVEDILAEMERLKAEGFTVLNETPKKGADNKLVAFLHPKGTNGVLIELCQEIK